The Ascochyta rabiei chromosome 15, complete sequence genome window below encodes:
- a CDS encoding mannose-ethanolamine phosphotransferase gpi13, with protein MENREIFTSLEDITAEAKAKAEKQRVEEAQLGGPKPTVTDVRTTKKAGEVYFKAQHGIVVAFFSFILLLHVLGISLFTTGFLLTRLVLPHKSECAVPPIELTKGYVAGDAGTGCWHPKTYDKAIVVIVDALRYDFTVPFEAQFEPVDLEKQAGRVQAASSIKNIAPRHFHNAIPVLYETAKQSPKNAFLLPFIADPPTTTLQRLKGLTTGTLPTFIDAGSNFAGTAIDEDNLVAQLKDAGKRIVHLGDDTWHALFPGYFEPNLTHAYDSFNVWDLHTVDNGVTEHIFPLLKAENSSKWDVIFGHYLGVDHAGHRYGPDHPAMAAKLDEMDAVLRRMIEEIDDDTLLVVMGDHGMDAKGDHGGESDDEIQAAVWMYSKRGDFGRIDPSFALPPAHAKDRSVAQIDLVPTLSLLLGMPIPFNNLGKPIDEAFAGVNGDGFESLATVNRLTSAQIHRYQSEYAKARGLDEDTFSTSLSLWPAANEAWTSVFQRMSFGGSTAKGAQTKAAYEAFAAYQQETLRICRSLWARFDVPRMINGVLILALSVLLIALYARGLVGDRAELTPVFFTRGLLGTVLGAVLGFVASLVLPNAPKEHIVIFTAAMTGIVGVLSAFLSFRSRLGSPFPNNIWGWISVIFTLSLSAGFAANSFTIWEDEILLHFLTTFGVLAVVSSFRQKSTSDRTLGVYHSVLFTVLLRVASFSKLCREEQMPYCKSTYYASALSTTSAPWQLLIPAFAALLVPTFIKSYYEGTKSYQHMAVMWIGIVLRFGLMLSAAYWALDAADDGDWYPAFSSIIKTSKQAIAQGVLILALGLGYSLYNWSKPLLNIEMANQGTPKEQVLIHGYANVHGSRYALLITIWYLVVALLQKPMGAGAIGILVWQLFSLFEIIDTNNLRQSSIGPVVLGMLGSFHFFKTGHQATLSSIQWESAFIPLKSIRYPWTPLVVVLNTFGAQILCAIAVPALVLWKAQPKQQRLLSTVVKAVATHILFYAVINLATTMWAGHLRRHLMLYRIFSPRFMLGATGLLVVDVVAVFVGLWGARMSMLSVAEVFGFA; from the exons ATGGAGAACAGGGAGATCTTCACGTCTCTCGAAGACATCACCGCCGAAGCAAAGGCCAAGGCGGAAAAGCAGCGTGTCGAAGAAGCGCAATTGGGTGGCCCAAAGCCGACTGTTACAGATGTGAGGACCACGAAGAAGGCTGGAGAGGTCTACTTCAAGGCGCAGCACGGGATCGTGGTTGCTTTCTTTAGTTTCATACT TCTTCTTCACGTTCTTGGCATATCCCTTTTCACGACTGGCTTTCTGCTCACGCGCCTGGTCCTCCCACACAAGTCCGAATGCGCCGTTCCTCCAATCGAACTCACAAAAGGCTACGTAGCTGGCGATGCGGGGACGGGGTGCTGGCACCCCAAGACATACGATAAGGCTATCGTGGTCATTGTAGATGCGCTGAGATACGACTTCACGGTGCCATTCGAGGCTCAATTCGAACCTGTCGACCTTGAGAAGCAAGCCGGTCGCGTCCAGGCCGCTTCCTCGATAAAGAACATCGCGCCTCGACACTTCCATAACGCTATCCCGGTGCTCTACGAGACTGCGAAGCAATCGCCAAAGAACGCCTTTCTGCTGCCTTTCATCGCGGAtccgccgacgacgacgctgCAGCGATTGAAGGGTCTCACCACGGGAACCTTGCCCACCTTCATCGACGCTGGAAGTAACTTTGCAGGCACAGCGATCGACGAGGACAACCTGGTAGCGCAGCTGAAGGACGCAGGCAAGAGAATTGTCCATCTGGGCGACGACACATGGCACGCGCTTTTCCCGGGATACTTTGAGCCGAACCTCACCCACGCCTACGATTCCTTCAACGTCTGGGATCTGCATACAGTCGACAATGGCGTCACAGAGCACATATTCCCATTGTTGAAGGCTGAGAACTCGAGCAAATGGGACGTCATCTTTGGCCATTACCTAGGTGTGGATCACGCCGGGCATCGCTACGGTCCAGATCACCCCGCCATGGCAGCGAAGTTGGACGAGATGGACGCAGTTCTCAGACGCATGATTGAGGAGATTGACGATGACACGCTACTTGTCGTCATGGGAGATCATGGTATGGATGCCAAGGGTGATCACGGTGGTGAATCAGATGACGAGATTCAAGCTGCGGTGTGGATGTACTCGAAACGAGGCGACTTTGGTCGCATCGATCCTTCTTTCGCGCTTCCACCCGCACATGCAAAGGACAGGTCGGTTGCGCAAATCGACCTCGTTCCCACACTCTCGTTGCTCCTCGGTATGCCTATTCCATTCAACAACCTCGGAAAGCCGATCGACGAGGCTTTTGCTGGTGTAAATGGAGACGGTTTCGAAAGCCTAGCGACAGTCAACCGTTTGACAAGCGCCCAGATCCATCGTTACCAGAGCGAGTACGCTAAGGCTCGTGGTCTCGATGAGGACACCTTTTCTACTTCTCTGTCGCTTTGGCCTGCTGCCAACGAAGCCTGGACTTCAGTGTTCCAGCGAATGTCCTTCGGTGGAAGTACGGCTAAGGGAGCCCAGACGAAGGCAGCCTACGAAGCTTTTGCTGCTTACCAGCAGGAGACACTACGCATTTGCCGTTCGCTTTGGGCTCGCTTTGATGTACCCAGGATGATCAACGGTGTCCTGATCTTGGCGCTCAGTGTGCTACTTATTGCACTATATGCTCGCGGTCTAGTCGGAGACCGCGCTGAGCTTACACCCGTCTTCTTCACCAGAGGTCTTTTGGGCACCGTGCTTGGTGCCGTGCTTGGGTTTGTGGCGTCGCTTGTATTGCCTAACGCACCAAAAGAGCACATCGTTATCTTTACGGCGGCTATGACTGGCATCGTCGGTGTTCTGTCTGCATTCCTCTCTTTCCGAAGCCGTCTCGGGTCTCCGTTTCCTAACAATATCTGGGGCTGGATAAGCGTCATCTTTACCCTCTCGTTATCAGCGGGCTTCGCAGCCAACTCCTTCACCATCTGGGAAGACGAGATTCTTCTACATTTCCTAACTACTTTCGGAGTCCTCGCTGTTGTGTCTTCTTTCCGCCAGAAGAGCACGTCAGACCGTACACTCGGCGTGTATCATTCGGTCCTTTTCACGGTTCTGCTGCGAGTAGCAAGTTTCTCAAAACTCTGTCGCGAGGAGCAAATGCCCTACTGCAAGTCGACTTACTATGCGTCTGCTCTCTCCACCACCTCTGCCCCCTGGCAGTTACTTATTCCCGCCTTCGCTGCGCTTCTTGTTCCCACGTTCATTAAGAGCTACTACGAGGGAACTAAGAGTTACCAACACATGGCTGTAATGTGGATTGGTATTGTACTGCGCTTTGGTCTCATGCTGTCCGCTGCATACTGGGCCCTCGATGCCGCCGACGACGGCGACTGGTACCCAGCCTTTTCCAGTATCATCAAAACCAGCAAGCAAGCGATCGCCCAGGGTGTTCTAATACTCGCGCTTGGACTCGGCTACTCACTCTACAACTGGTCCAAGCCGCTCCTCAACATCGAGATGGCCAACCAGGGCACTCCTAAAGAACAAGTACTCATCCACGGCTATGCAAACGTCCACGGCAGCCGCTACGCCCTCCTCATTACGATATGGTATCTTGTCGTCGCACTCCTCCAGAAACCAATGGGTGCAGGTGCTATAGGCATTCTCGTCTGGCAGCTGTTCTCCCTCTTTGAAATTATCGACACAAACAATCTCCGCCAATCGTCGATCGGCCCCGTTGTTCTCGGTATGCTTGGTTCTTTCCACTTCTTCAAGACCGGTCACCAAGCCACCTTGTCAAGCATACAGTGGGAGTCCGCATTCATCCCGCTCAAATCCATTCGCTACCCTTGGACACCACTTGTTGTAGTTCTCAACACATTCGGTGCACAGATTCTTTGCGCTATTGCGGTCCCGGCGCTGGTATTGTGGAAAGCGCAGCCTAAGCAGCAACGCTTGCTTAGCACTGTAGTCAAGGCCGTTGCTACCCACATTCTGTTCTACGCCGTCATCAATCTCGCAACCACGATGTGGGCTGGCCATTTAAGGAGACACCTCATGCTTTACCGCATCTTCAGTCCAAGGTTCATGCTCGGCGCTACCGGTCTGCTTGTCGTTGATGTTGTGGCAGTCTTTGTGGGGCTATGGGGCGCAAGGATGAGCATGCTGAGCGTTGCGGAGGTGTTTGGTTTTGCGTAG
- a CDS encoding Pectin lyase: MLSKLLLLSLLASSVAAAGVTGTPFGFAAATTGGGDTEPVYPTTTEELTNYLTDDEARVIVLNKEFNFIGTEGEKTEDGCRPDSNKCPGDGGQDAINGADWCTKSDYPSVSVTYDLAALTPINVGSNKSIVGEGTKGVIRGKGIRFANGAQNVIVQNILFTELNPQYIWGGDAITLAGTDLIWIDHVKTSLIGRQHIVAGYDPSNRVTISNTEIDGSTSWSASCDNHHYWALLLIGSDDKITFANNYIHHTSGRSPKVGGTDKGTLLHAYNNYWYDNTGHAFSVAPEENGRVLAEGNVFESVTKPIEDGVDFLYAATDDGAACSSPLGRTCQANQLTSSGDWSGSATDFLSGFADEGVEAKAASEVAASVKSNAGVGKL; this comes from the exons ATGCTTTCAAAACTCCTCCTTCTCTCGCTGCTCGCCTCGAGTGTAGCAGCTGCAGGCGTTACTGGTACTCCCTTTGGCTTCGCTGCAGCAACAACTGGCGGTGGAGACACTGAGCCTGTCTACCCTACCACCACTGAGGAGCTTACCAACTACCTTACTGACGACGAAGCGCGCGTGATCGTCCTGAACAAGGAGTTCAACTTCATCGGAACGGAAGGCGAGAAGACTGAAGATGGATGCCGCCCAGACTCCAACAAATGCCCTGGCGATGGCGGCCAAGATGCCATCAACGGCGCAGACTGG TGCACCAAATCTGATTATCCTTCCGTCTCTGTGACGTACGACCTCGCAGCGCTGACCCCCATCAACGTCGGCTCCAACAAGAGTATCGTCGGCGAAGGCACCAAAGGCGTGATCCGCGGCAAGGGCATCCGCTTCGCCAATGGGGCCCAAAACGTCATCGTCCAGAACATACTTTTCACGGAGCTGAACCCCCAATACATCTGGGGCGGCGACGCCATCACGCTCGCCGGGACGGATCTGATCTGGATTGACCACGTGAAGACCTCGCTCATCGGACGCCAGCACATAGTCGCAGGCTACGACCCCAGCAACCGCGTCACAATCTCCAACACGGAGATCGACGGCTCCACAagctggagcgcaagctgcgACAACCACCACTACTGGGCGCTCCTGCTCATCGGCTCCGACGACAAAATCACCTTCGCCAACAACTACATCCACCACACCTCCGGCCGCAGCCCCAAGGTCGGCGGAACGGACAAGGGAACCCTCCTCCACGCCTACAACAACTACTGGTACGACAACACGGGCCACGCGTTCTCCGTTGCGCCCGAGGAGAACGGCCGCGTACTCGCCGAGGGCAATGTCTTCGAGTCCGTCACCAAGCCCATCGAGGACGGCGTCGATTTCCTGTACGCCGCCACCGACGACGGCGCCGCGTGCAGCAGCCCACTCGGCAGGACGTGCCAGGCCAACCAGCTGACCAGCAGCGGTGACTGGAGCGGCAGTGCGACCGACTTCCTGAGCGGGTTTGCTGATGAGGGCGTGGAGGCTAAGGCTGCGAGCGAGGTTGCGGCGAGTGTTAAGAGCAACGCTGGTGTTGGCAAGCTGTAG